GAGTTCATGAGCGAGGAACAGTTCCGTATCTTCTATTGGCCAGGCTTAAGGCAGGTGATCCACGGCCTGGTTCAGGAGGGACTTATCCCGATGGTGTTCGTGGAATCCGACTATACCTCCCGGCTGGAGATAATGAGGGACGTTCCCGCCGGGCGGGTGGTGTACCACCTCGAGAAGACCGACGTTTATAAGGCCAAGAGCGTCCTGGGGGACAGCGTATGCCTGCGGGGCAACGTTCCCACCTCGCTCCTGTGTGTGGGCACACCCGAAGAAGTAAAGGCCTACTGCAAGAAACTCATCGAAGAGGTGGGCCGCGACGGCGGCTTCATCCTGGACTCCTCCACCCACGTGGAGGACGCCCGGCCGGAAAACGTCAGGGCCATGATTGAGGCGGCCAAGGAGTACGGTAACTATTAGGTAAGGCGAGGGAAAGCCAGCCGGCGCGCCCTACAGCTCCTACTGGGGTTCAGCGCCGAGGCAGCAAGGAGGTGAGCCGCTCATGGTTTCTACGTCCGGGACCGACCGGCTGATCAACGTCTGGATTACGGGCGAGGGGATCGAGTTCAAGAGCGAGGACTCCGCGGCGCAGTACCGGCAAAGGGCGAGGCGCCTGCTCGACGCCGTGCAGCTTCGGGAGCCCGACCGGGTGCCGGTTTGCCCGTTGGTGGGGTTCTTCCCCGTCTATTACGCCGGCCTGACGGTTCAAGAAGCGATGTATGATACTGCCAACGCCTGCCATGCCTGGGAGAAATACGTACTGGATTTTCGTCCTGACGCCTTCCAGGGTCCGGGCCTGGTGTGGCCGGGAACGGCGCTGGAGCTTCTGGACTACAGGCTGATGCGGTGGCCGGGACACGGTACTCCCCCGGATATTCCCTACCAGTACGTAGAGGGGGAGTACATGAAGCCGGAGGAGTACGACGCCCTTATCGATGACCCTTCCGACTTCTGGCTCCGGCATTACTTCCCCCGCATATTCGGCTCCTTGGCTCCATTGGCCGCACTCCCCCCGGCGACCGATCCCATCGCCGTCGGCAATTTTATCCCCTTCGGAACGGTTGAGGTTCGCCGGGCGCTGGAGGCGGCGCTGGCCGCCGGGGAAGAGCTTTCCCGCTGGGCGGCGACCGTGCGGGCGAGTGAGCAGCGGCTACAGGCCCGCGGCTTCCCCAAACTGTCCGGAGGGGTAGCGCTGGCGCCCTTCGACATGCTCGGCGACACCCTCCGAGGAATGCGGGGCATCATGATGGATATGTACCGGCGTCCGGAGAAACTCCTGCAGGCCTTGGACAGGCTCACGCCTCTGGCGATCCGCATGGGGGTTTCCTCCGCCCGCTCGGCCGGCCACCCCATCGTATTTATCCCCCTGCACAAGGGCGCGGACGGGTTTATGTCGAGCCGGCAGTTCGAGACCTTCTACTGGCCGAGTCTTAAGAACACGGTCCTGGGATTGGTTGCCGAGGGGTTGATACCCCTCCTGTTTGCCGAAGGCGGCTACGACACCCGGCTGGAAACGATCCGCGATCTGCCTCCCGGCCGGGTGATCTGGCTCTTCGACCAGGTGAATATGAGGAGGGCCAAAGAGGTACTGGGCGGGATGGCGTGCATTGCGGGAAATGTGCCCGGCTCGCTGCTGGCGCTCGGTACGCCGGAGGAGGTCAGGCGGTACTGCCGGGAGCTTATTTCGGAGGCCGGAAGGGGAGGAGGGTTTATTCTCAGTTCCGGTGCGGCCGTGGACCAGGCGAAGCCGGAGAACCTGCGGGCGATGATTGAGGCAGCCGGTAGTTAGGCGGAGGCTGGGGCAGATGACGCAAGCCCATCGCAACGGTATCGCGAGTACAGAGGTGAGCGAATAAACCCCGGATTATAAAGGCAATATATTAGACTATATTTGACTTTTCAATTGAAACTGTGATAGTAATGATTAGACCTCCGGCAGCCCTTGTTTCTTGGCTGGCAGAACTGACCTCTGCGGTTCGCGTACGGGGACGTCAACAAACTAACGCCTTTTGGACACAGCTCCTGGCAGTTTGTCACTAAGGGCATTGCCTCTTTTGGGGGCAGCTGAATACAAAAAAGCGGAGGTGTCTAAGAAATGTTGCTTGCCGGGCGGGTAGCCATAGTAACCGGAGGCGCCCTGGGTATGGGGCGCGCCATCGCCAAGGTATTTGCCGAGCAGGGATGCGACGTGGTCATTGCCGACATCAACCTCAAGGAAGCCGAGAACACCCTGGCGGCGGTGAGGGGGGCCGGCCGGGACGGCTTGGCCCTTAAGTGCGACGTTTCCAACAGCGCCGAGGTCAAGGCCGTGGTGACGGAGGCGCTTAACCGTTTCGGAAAGGTGGATATTCTGGTGAATAACGCCGGCCGGGGCCCGGGCGCGGTACCGATGGACAAGCGCGGCATAGCCGATATCTCCGAGGACCTCTGGGACCGGCTGATTGCCATCAACCTTAAAGGTGCCTTCCTTTTCTGCCGGGAAGTGGTGCCGGGGATGAAGGAAAGGAGGTACGGCAAGATAGTCAACCTCTCCAGCATCGGCGTGCTCAGCCCGCCGGTACCCACCGCCCACTATCACGCCGCCAAGGCCGGCATCGTCGGGATGACCATGGATATGGCCGTGGAGCTTGCCCCCTACAACATCAACGTCAACGCCATCATGCCCGGACCCGTCCGCACCGATTTTTACGCCGAGACGATAAAGAATAAGAGCCCGGAGGAAATCGAGGCCTTCTTTGCCCAGTTGGGCAAGTCAACCCCCCTGCAGCGCGTGGGTCTGCCCGAGGACATAGCCTACGCCGCTCTCTTTCTGGCGTCGGACTGGGCTTCGTTTATCACGGGCGTGACCATACCCGTGGCCGGCGGCCTGCCCCTGCAGCCCCAGAGAGGAGTCCTGGTGGAGGCCAGAAAGTAGGGGGCCCCGAGAAGAGCAGGCCGGTGGAGGGAGATCGGACGGCCGGAAGCCGAGGCGCCAGGTGCCGCCGGAGGACCGCGGGGGAGGTAGTTGGCTCGGCGGACGGCCGATCGAGGGGCTGGGACCGGCAAAGCAGAGTGATACGGGATAGGTGAAACCGGATAGATAGCCAGGGAGGGAAGATAGTGACTGCCCAGGAGGAGACCAAGGGCACGGTAGTGACCGGAGTGATCGGTGAAGACGTTCACGTTGTGGGGATGAGGATTATCGAGCACGCCCTGGCGGCAGCGGGGTTCAAGGTAAACTCGCTTGGGGCTCAGGTCTCGAGGGAAGAGTTCATACAGGCCGCTCTGGAAACGGCGGCGGATGCCATCCTGGTGTCCTCCTTCAGCGGCCATGCGGAGATTCTTGCCGAGTCCTTCCGGGACATGTGCGTGGAGGCCGGACTGCGCGACGTAATCCTCTACATCGGGGGCTACCTGGGAGTGAGTGAGGAGCCCTGGGAAGGCGTAGAGGCCAGGTTTAAGAAGCTCGGCTTCGACCGGGTTTATCCGCCCGGCACCTCGCCTAATCGGGTAGTACAGGATCTTGCCGAGGATGTTCGCGCGCGTAAGAAGGCCGCCGGCCGGTAGGACGGGGCGTGAGCAAAGCAAGCGCCGCAGCCTTAATCCAGATCAGGTTTGGGGGGAGAAGGGTGCCACAGCCGATTA
This DNA window, taken from Clostridia bacterium, encodes the following:
- a CDS encoding SDR family oxidoreductase, translating into MLLAGRVAIVTGGALGMGRAIAKVFAEQGCDVVIADINLKEAENTLAAVRGAGRDGLALKCDVSNSAEVKAVVTEALNRFGKVDILVNNAGRGPGAVPMDKRGIADISEDLWDRLIAINLKGAFLFCREVVPGMKERRYGKIVNLSSIGVLSPPVPTAHYHAAKAGIVGMTMDMAVELAPYNINVNAIMPGPVRTDFYAETIKNKSPEEIEAFFAQLGKSTPLQRVGLPEDIAYAALFLASDWASFITGVTIPVAGGLPLQPQRGVLVEARK
- the glmS gene encoding methylaspartate mutase subunit S; the encoded protein is MTAQEETKGTVVTGVIGEDVHVVGMRIIEHALAAAGFKVNSLGAQVSREEFIQAALETAADAILVSSFSGHAEILAESFRDMCVEAGLRDVILYIGGYLGVSEEPWEGVEARFKKLGFDRVYPPGTSPNRVVQDLAEDVRARKKAAGR